From Bactrocera oleae isolate idBacOlea1 chromosome 4, idBacOlea1, whole genome shotgun sequence:
CTTTTTGGTTAGataaggacgtgtgcaaaattgcatttgaatatctcaaaatctgagggactagttctcgattatacagatagacagacataTGTAGAAAAACCgagtcagctcgtcatgctgatcatttatatacaagtatgtatatatagtctTTGACGTTTCCCTTTAGGTGTTACAACGTCGTggcttaatataccttgttcagggtataaatattgagTTAAAATAAGAGTAatcatatttaaatatgaaagAAGCATCAATAGGCTTCAATATCAAGgtgtatatttcaaataatagcGATAGAAAGGGTTTCGAAACTTTATTCGAGTACTTTACCAATAATTTATTGATCGGCTCATGAATGTTTTAATATTCTGTTTTACACAGACTTTTTAGCGTAAGTACGGTATTCAgtccatttatttaaaaattactgtcgctatttttgaatttttttacgaCAGGATTAAGTGCACCGATAAAAACATTGTTATGCTACGGGTCGTATCCTCCCATTCAGTATCAGTCTAATAAAAAGTATTCCGTTGATTTagaaatacaattattttagaTACCTTATCGATAATTTTTGGGACAATGATATAACTaacatagaaataattaaaataattattagagGAATCTTTTACAGAAAATCCTCAATATTATACGacgataatattttgtttttaagttttttatttaagtttgtatatatgcacgtaaatacatacatacttgcttCTCCGATTTCAGCAACTCTTCATAACGCTATTAGCTGTAGCGCAAAGCGCACGGTTGGACAACAAATACCTGCCACCACCGGCAAGTGCAGCCAGTGCGGGTGGCGGTCCGGGCCTGCAAGGTCCTGGCGGTAGTAATTTTGGACTTGGCGGTTTTTCAGGCGCCGGCGGTCCTAGTCGGCCCATAGGCGGGGGTGGTGCTCCCGGTGGATTTAGTGGCGGTAGCTCGCCCGGTGGTGGTTTTGGTGGTGGCGGTCGTCCTGGTCCCTCGGGGCCTGCACAACCTTCCGGCCCACCAATACCAATACTGTCGTACGTAAACGAAAATGATGGCGACGGTAATTATCGCTTTAGTTATGAAACCGGTAATGGCATTAAGGCAGAAGAAGAGGGCACAATTAAAAATAAGGGCTCAGAAAATGAAATTGCCTCTGTAATGGGCACGTATTCGTACACAAATCCGGAGGGTCAACTTGTTGAAATTTCATATATTGCTGATGAGAACGGCTTTCAACCATCTGGAGATGCCCTGCCAACCCCACCACCAATTCCTGAAGAAATTGCTAAGTCTTTGGCAGCGCAGGGTATCTCAGTAGCACCTGGCGGTGGCTACACCGGCGGACCTGGTACTGGAGCTGGTGGTGAGTTACCTGTCAATTTTTAAGTGtgatataaaaattgaaatcaaattaattgataatttttgaTGCTTATTTCCTCTTAATTACTTTCAAATTGCTTTTAAAGTTGTTAACTAATTAATCCCTATGGTGTACTTAATAGTATATGGCGGCGCAGGTGGTGGAGCAGGAGCTGGTGGCTATGGTGGTGCCGGACGTGGTGGTACTGGTGGTACGTTAttggaaaaagcaaaaaaaaatattaatattgaattgaATTATTTCTTCTCTCTACTTCTCAGGTGGATATGGTGGCGGATCCGGAGCTGGCGGTGCAGGAACTGGTGGAGCTCCAGGTTTTGGTGGCGGTTCTGGTACCGGAGGTGGTTCAGGATATGGTGGTGGTGCTGGCGGTCGTGGGCCAGGAGGCGCGCCAGGTTATGGTGGTGGTCCCGGAGCTGGTGGTGCCCCAGGTTTTGGTGGTGGAGCTGGTGGTCGTGGAACAGGAGGAGCACCGGGATACGGAGGCGGTCCAGGAGCGGGTGGGGCACCAGGCTTTGGTGGTAGTCCCGGTGCAGGCTCAGCTCCAGGTTTTGGAGGTGGTGCTGGTGGTGCAGGTGGTCGTGGACCCGGCGGACCAGGAGCAGGCGGATTCGGCGGAGGAGCAGGTGGTGGTGCAGGTGGTGGTGCAGGTGGTGGTGCAGGTGGTGGTCGTGGGGCTGGAGGTGCAGGCGGAGGTGGATATAACTATGGCCCCGGCGGGGCAGGTGGTCCTGGAGCTGGAGGAGCTCCTGGTTTTGGTGGTGGAGCTGGTGGTCGGGGTCCTGGAGGATCTGGTGCTGGTGGTGCTCCCGGTTTCGGAGGCGGTACTGGTGGTCGTGGTAGCGGAGCGGGTGGTTCGGGAGCTGGAGGCTATGGTGGTGGCCCCGGTGCTGGTGGTGCACCTGGTTTCGGTGGTGGTGCTGGAAGACCCGGAACCGGAGGGGGTGCACCTGGCTTCGGCGGTGGAGCTGGAGGTCGTGGAACTGGTGGAGCCGGTGGTCAAGGCGGTTATGGTGGAAGTGCTGGCGCGCCTGGATTCGGCGGCGGTCCCGGGGGCCGTGGACCAAGTGGCCCTGGCGGTGCACCTGGCTTTGGAGGCGGTGCTGGTGGTCGTGGTCCGGCAGGTCCAGGAGCTGGTGGTTATGGTGCTGGTGGTGCACCTGGTTTTGGTGGTAGTGCTGGAAGACCTGGAACTGGTGGTGCTGCACCTGGCTTCGGCGGTGGAGCTGGAGGTCGTGGAACTGGTGGAGCCGGTGGTCAAGGAGGTTATGGTGGTGGTGCTGGCGCGCCTGGATTTGGTGGCGGTGCTGGTGGTGCACCCGGTTTTGGAGgcggtgctggtgctcccggtGGACGCGGCGGTGGTGGCCCTGGCGCTGGCGCTGGTGGTTTTGGTGGTGGTCGCGGTGGAGCTGGTGGACCTGGTACACAGTACGTGCCACCAGCTGCAGGTGGCGCTCCCGGGGGTGGACCAGGTGCTCCCGGTCGGCATGGGAGTGGTGAATTCAATCCACAAACCggctataattattaaaatgtcgGTGTTGATATCAAACCTCGAGACGATCGCCCTCCACAATACGCTGACGCTATTCCAAAATACGCTGCCCATTATACACCTAAATACTCATAAGTGCGCACTTACTTAAATTTGCGACAGTAAATTTAGGTCCTTATCTACAAAATGTGCCTCTTTAGCGTTAATTTATTTTCGCAAGCTAAAACTGCTTTTCTCAATCACTCGTATCTTCAGTTCATCTGTTAATTAAATCCACCCACTATACATACATTCTAATTTACTATAAACAAActtgtgtacataaatatttgtataaaccaTTATAATGATAATTCGTTTAAGAAAGTGAATATTTTAAATGGCTagtgaagaagaagagaaaagaacgtatcgttataaaactatatttttctgTGAATGTTTAAGCTATAATTTTtctgtatataaataagtatctGTTTGATGTTTTATTTACCGTTTCCATTTGTGTTAACATAactgttttctttttcattttaattgtaATGATTTCTATGTACTCGTATTTAGGAAAAACAAGATGTGTAAATGAACGAATAAAACCATgttcgaaaaattaaatattttctgtattttcccattttaaatttctaactCAATGTCACAAAACCATTATAGAAGCATTTGGCAAGGTTAAGGggaaaaaagtttttctaattATTTGAACTATTCAAAATATATGCTTAACAATTTTGACATTTGTTAATAGCATTTCCTGAATACGGAAGGCTAATTTTACATCAGTAACTTTTAAACTCTGCAGTGTTGGGTTCCAAGTACTTGTATAGTTGTAAGTTGTCATGATTTGAATTTTAGTCAAGATGAAAGTTTGAACAAAACCAATGTTAATATTGTATTTGTGGGTTTTAATCGCAGCAATGCCAGTTTCAACAAAACTGGTCAATAACTATGAATCTTTCTGTCCATAATAGACATTTAAACCGACGAAATTTAGGGTGAAGTCCTTTGTTAAAGAAAATAGCACAACTCTTTTGGTATAGACTACATGATAAAATTTTGCGGCGTACCCAAATAGCTTTGCTAATATGTACTTAAACAACTTcaagcttcatcgctgaacaaaattttcttttgaaaatcaatatcgGTGGCCCTCTCGTTTTGGCCTCATTCACTGAACGTGCGACGCGCTTGATGGTAGTTCGGCTTCAATATTTGCATGAGTGGGTTTTTGTAAGCGCACAAACCAAGATCATTCCGCGAAATCTTCTATAAAATGGACAGTGGACTTGCTGCGCGAGTTACGTCAAGAGCTCTACCGAACCCTACTTTCTCCcaatatagtgcataatattgCCAAACCAATTAATTGTAACCCAAAACCGTTTTCCAAACTCTAAACTTCCGCTATACAAATGCTTAATACGAACAATTA
This genomic window contains:
- the Cpr47Ef gene encoding uncharacterized protein Cpr47Ef, coding for MRVQLFITLLAVAQSARLDNKYLPPPASAASAGGGPGLQGPGGSNFGLGGFSGAGGPSRPIGGGGAPGGFSGGSSPGGGFGGGGRPGPSGPAQPSGPPIPILSYVNENDGDGNYRFSYETGNGIKAEEEGTIKNKGSENEIASVMGTYSYTNPEGQLVEISYIADENGFQPSGDALPTPPPIPEEIAKSLAAQGISVAPGGGYTGGPGTGAGVYGGAGGGAGAGGYGGAGRGGTGGGYGGGSGAGGAGTGGAPGFGGGSGTGGGSGYGGGAGGRGPGGAPGYGGGPGAGGAPGFGGGAGGRGTGGAPGYGGGPGAGGAPGFGGSPGAGSAPGFGGGAGGAGGRGPGGPGAGGFGGGAGGGAGGGAGGGAGGGRGAGGAGGGGYNYGPGGAGGPGAGGAPGFGGGAGGRGPGGSGAGGAPGFGGGTGGRGSGAGGSGAGGYGGGPGAGGAPGFGGGAGRPGTGGGAPGFGGGAGGRGTGGAGGQGGYGGSAGAPGFGGGPGGRGPSGPGGAPGFGGGAGGRGPAGPGAGGYGAGGAPGFGGSAGRPGTGGAAPGFGGGAGGRGTGGAGGQGGYGGGAGAPGFGGGAGGAPGFGGGAGAPGGRGGGGPGAGAGGFGGGRGGAGGPGTQYVPPAAGGAPGGGPGAPGRHGSGEFNPQTGYNY